A single window of Marinobacter sp. LA51 DNA harbors:
- a CDS encoding carboxy terminal-processing peptidase, protein MTIAERFIAKHTPARPTRTRLCKALTMALLVAVPWGLQAKVDESLTYEPVAPTIDQARANILIARQLQFTHFRDLGISDELSGDVFDAYLEYLDGQRIYLTQQDLNKINRVKSQLGAALKTGQLQPGFDIYNLVQQRVIERLQFALDLIDDGITELDFSVDESILLDRSDAKWEADTKALDALWVKRIKNAVLAQRLNGTDDETIEENLRRRYEGQLKRAYQARSEDAFQAYMNAFTGMWDPHTSYFSPRTSENFNINMSLSLEGIGAVLQSDNEYTKVVRLVPGGPASKQGQLQPADRIVSVAQDDKKPVNVIGWRLDEVVDLIRGPRNSVVSLEVIPANASDETITKTIAIKRDEVKLEEQSASKDVIELERGGEEYTVGVITIPTFYADFQAMQAGDPNYKSTTRDVRNLITELEQEDGVDGLVIDLRNNGGGALHEANDLVGLFIDKGPTVQIRNANNDVQILNDEDPSVSYDGPLVVLTNRMSASASEIFAGAIQDYGRGLVVGSQTFGKGTVQAVRPLNHGQLKITQSKFYRVSGGSTQHKGVIPDIEIPSRIDNDRIGENALDHALPWDQIEAVPHNRYFDFSGIIDELRDRHEARFSDSPEFSLLQQEINFLKEQRNLDSVSLNFDTRKNQHDQIERTRLNIANARRELRGEEPFATLEDLEDWQDQQAAELDNTDDELDFVIREGGHIMADMLELDRQMASILTPRQIAAQAPAQ, encoded by the coding sequence ATGACCATCGCGGAAAGATTTATCGCCAAGCACACCCCAGCCAGACCCACCCGAACCAGACTCTGCAAGGCCCTAACCATGGCTCTGCTGGTCGCGGTGCCCTGGGGGCTGCAGGCGAAGGTCGATGAGTCGCTGACTTATGAGCCCGTTGCGCCGACCATCGATCAGGCCCGAGCCAACATCCTGATTGCCCGCCAGCTGCAGTTCACCCATTTTCGGGATCTGGGTATCAGCGACGAGCTGTCCGGCGACGTGTTCGACGCCTACCTGGAATACCTGGACGGCCAACGAATTTATCTTACCCAGCAGGACCTGAACAAGATCAACCGGGTTAAGAGCCAGCTAGGCGCGGCCCTGAAAACCGGCCAGCTCCAACCCGGATTCGATATCTACAACCTGGTTCAGCAGCGGGTCATCGAGCGGCTCCAGTTCGCCCTGGATCTGATCGACGACGGCATCACCGAACTGGACTTCAGCGTCGATGAAAGCATTCTGCTGGATCGCTCCGATGCCAAATGGGAGGCCGACACCAAAGCGCTGGACGCACTCTGGGTAAAGCGCATCAAAAATGCCGTGCTGGCGCAGCGACTGAATGGCACCGACGACGAAACCATAGAAGAGAACCTGCGTCGCCGATACGAAGGCCAACTTAAGCGGGCCTACCAGGCGCGTAGCGAAGATGCCTTCCAGGCCTACATGAATGCCTTTACTGGCATGTGGGATCCGCACACCTCCTACTTCTCGCCGCGCACCTCCGAGAACTTCAACATCAACATGAGCCTGTCGCTGGAAGGTATTGGCGCGGTGCTCCAGTCTGATAACGAATACACCAAGGTGGTTCGCCTGGTTCCTGGAGGCCCCGCCTCCAAGCAGGGTCAGCTGCAGCCCGCCGACCGCATCGTCTCGGTAGCCCAGGACGACAAAAAACCGGTCAACGTCATAGGGTGGCGCCTCGATGAGGTTGTCGATCTCATTCGCGGACCGCGGAATTCCGTGGTTAGCCTGGAGGTGATTCCGGCCAACGCCAGCGATGAAACCATCACCAAGACCATTGCCATCAAGCGCGACGAGGTCAAGCTGGAGGAGCAAAGCGCCAGCAAGGACGTGATTGAGCTTGAGCGCGGCGGCGAAGAATACACCGTGGGCGTAATCACCATTCCTACTTTCTACGCCGACTTCCAGGCGATGCAGGCCGGTGATCCAAATTACAAGAGCACTACCCGGGACGTGCGCAACCTGATTACCGAACTGGAACAGGAAGACGGCGTTGATGGTCTGGTCATTGATCTGCGCAACAACGGCGGTGGCGCCCTGCACGAAGCCAACGATCTGGTTGGCCTGTTCATCGACAAGGGGCCGACGGTTCAGATCCGCAACGCCAACAACGACGTTCAGATACTCAACGACGAGGACCCGTCGGTTTCCTACGACGGCCCGCTGGTGGTGCTGACCAACCGGATGAGCGCGTCTGCGTCTGAGATCTTTGCTGGCGCCATTCAGGATTATGGCCGCGGCCTGGTGGTGGGTTCGCAAACCTTTGGCAAAGGCACGGTACAGGCCGTTCGGCCTTTGAACCATGGTCAGCTGAAGATTACCCAATCCAAGTTCTACCGGGTGTCCGGCGGCTCCACGCAGCACAAAGGGGTGATTCCGGACATCGAAATTCCATCCCGGATCGACAACGACCGTATCGGTGAAAACGCCCTCGACCACGCCCTGCCCTGGGACCAGATCGAAGCGGTTCCCCATAATCGTTACTTTGATTTCAGCGGTATTATTGATGAGCTGAGAGACCGTCACGAGGCACGATTCTCTGACAGTCCCGAGTTCAGCCTGCTGCAGCAGGAAATCAACTTTCTGAAAGAGCAGCGCAATCTGGATTCCGTGAGCCTGAACTTCGACACTCGCAAGAACCAGCACGACCAGATCGAGCGGACCCGGCTGAACATCGCCAATGCCCGTCGCGAACTACGTGGAGAGGAGCCTTTTGCGACCCTGGAAGACCTCGAAGATTGGCAGGATCAGCAAGCCGCTGAGCTGGACAATACTGACGACGAGCTGGACTTTGTCATTCGAGAAGGCGGACACATCATGGCGGACATGTTGGAGCTGGATCGGCAGATGGCCTCCATTCTGACGCCGCGTCAAATTGCGGCGCAGGCACCAGCCCAATAA
- a CDS encoding YciK family oxidoreductase, translated as MHDYHAPADLLQDRIIMVTGAGSGIGRTAALAYAAHGATVILVGRTVSKLETVYDEIEAAGHPKPAIVPMNFEGAAVKDYEELAMTLEDNFDRLDGILHNAAILGDRSPVELYDPEMWNKVMHVNATAPFLLSRAMIPLLRKSTDASVIFTSSGVGRKAKAYWGAYAVSKFAVEGLSQLMADELDDERHNVRVNSLNPGATRTNMRAHAYPAENPQQNPAPEELMPIYLYLMGKDSQGVNGQQLDAQPK; from the coding sequence ATGCACGATTACCACGCCCCCGCCGATCTTCTGCAAGACCGCATCATCATGGTGACCGGGGCTGGCAGCGGCATTGGCCGGACAGCTGCCCTGGCCTACGCGGCCCACGGCGCCACAGTGATCCTGGTCGGTCGTACCGTTTCCAAACTCGAAACGGTATACGACGAAATCGAAGCCGCCGGTCATCCCAAGCCGGCCATTGTGCCGATGAACTTCGAGGGTGCTGCGGTTAAAGACTACGAAGAACTGGCAATGACTCTGGAAGACAATTTCGACCGCCTGGATGGCATTCTCCACAATGCCGCCATCCTGGGAGACCGCAGTCCGGTTGAGTTGTACGACCCGGAAATGTGGAACAAGGTGATGCACGTGAATGCCACCGCGCCCTTCCTGCTGAGCCGGGCGATGATTCCCCTGCTGCGCAAATCCACCGACGCCTCGGTGATCTTCACCTCCTCCGGTGTCGGCCGCAAAGCTAAGGCGTATTGGGGTGCTTACGCGGTGTCCAAGTTCGCCGTGGAAGGCCTGAGTCAACTGATGGCTGATGAGCTGGATGACGAACGCCACAACGTGCGCGTGAACAGTCTGAATCCCGGCGCTACCCGTACCAATATGCGGGCGCACGCCTATCCGGCCGAGAACCCGCAGCAGAACCCCGCACCGGAAGAGCTGATGCCCATTTACCTGTACCTTATGGGTAAAGACAGCCAGGGCGTTAACGGTCAACAACTGGATGCGCAGCCAAAATAA
- the gph gene encoding phosphoglycolate phosphatase (PGP is an essential enzyme in the glycolate salvage pathway in higher organisms (photorespiration in plants). Phosphoglycolate results from the oxidase activity of RubisCO in the Calvin cycle when concentrations of carbon dioxide are low relative to oxygen. This enzyme is a member of the Haloacid Dehalogenase (HAD) superfamily of aspartate-nucleophile hydrolase enzymes (PF00702).): MKPDATPSAVLFDLDGTLIDTAPDFIRCLNQLRQQHGLASLPAAHIRRSVSNGARAMVRVGFGLEPEHPDYLAKHTAFLDLYEEGVAVETRLFEGMDPILLGLEQRGIPWGIVTNKPVRFAAPLVQALGLAQRCAAVICPDHVAERKPHPEALFLACDQIGVAPDQAIYVGDHERDIEAGRNAGMKTIAVRYGYIEEPASVDHWQADIIADTVSDLAKLLQ, translated from the coding sequence GTGAAGCCTGACGCCACCCCTTCAGCCGTCCTGTTTGATCTCGACGGCACGTTGATCGATACCGCCCCGGACTTCATCCGGTGCCTGAACCAGCTGCGCCAGCAGCATGGGCTGGCATCCCTGCCGGCAGCTCACATTCGCCGGTCCGTATCCAACGGCGCCCGTGCCATGGTACGGGTGGGCTTCGGCCTGGAGCCGGAACACCCGGACTACCTCGCCAAGCACACCGCCTTTCTTGATCTCTATGAGGAAGGGGTTGCCGTGGAAACCCGCCTGTTCGAGGGTATGGACCCGATCCTGCTGGGGCTGGAGCAGCGCGGCATTCCCTGGGGCATTGTTACCAACAAACCGGTGCGCTTTGCCGCCCCGCTGGTTCAGGCCCTGGGGTTGGCGCAACGCTGCGCGGCGGTAATCTGCCCGGACCATGTGGCAGAGCGCAAACCACACCCGGAGGCCTTGTTCCTGGCTTGCGACCAGATTGGTGTGGCGCCAGACCAGGCTATTTATGTGGGCGACCACGAGCGGGACATCGAAGCTGGGCGCAACGCCGGGATGAAGACTATTGCCGTGCGCTACGGCTACATCGAAGAGCCTGCGTCCGTTGACCACTGGCAGGCCGACATCATCGCCGACACCGTCAGCGACCTGGCAAAGCTGTTACAATAA
- a CDS encoding TRZ/ATZ family hydrolase translates to MTADTITAADIRINARWVIPIEPEATVLEHQAIIIQGNRIAAVISRQEADERFRTRETVDLDHHVVMPGLINLHGHAAMSLFRGLADDLPLMTWLNDHIWPAEGEFINEDFIADGTQLAMAEMLRTGTTTFSDMYFFPEIAAQAAHDVGMRAQIAFPLLDFPTSWGSGPDEYLSKGEAFINSWQNDDYITPAIGPHAPYTVSDGPMQGAISLSASTGAPIQIHLHETEFEVADATEKLGQRPLARLADLGLLGPNTQCVHMTQVNDQDREAVAQSGAHVIHCPESNLKLASGLCPVQQLMDSGINVAIGTDGAASNNDLDLFGELRTAAMIAKVVADDASALSAHQALTMATLNGAKALGRDHELGSLVSGKLADLIAVDLSDPFLQPVYDPASHLVYSNHGRAVSHSWINGVPQLQDGRLTRIDVADLMLRVDSWKERIRQQQAK, encoded by the coding sequence ATGACGGCAGACACCATCACCGCAGCCGATATCCGCATTAACGCCCGTTGGGTGATTCCCATCGAACCCGAAGCCACGGTCCTGGAGCACCAGGCCATCATTATCCAGGGCAACCGGATAGCCGCGGTGATCTCCCGACAGGAGGCCGATGAGCGCTTTCGCACCCGTGAGACCGTCGATCTGGATCATCACGTGGTCATGCCCGGCCTGATCAACCTGCATGGCCACGCGGCCATGTCGCTGTTCCGGGGTTTGGCCGATGACCTGCCGCTGATGACCTGGCTAAACGACCATATCTGGCCGGCCGAGGGTGAGTTCATCAATGAAGACTTCATTGCGGACGGCACCCAACTGGCCATGGCCGAAATGCTGCGCACCGGTACCACCACGTTTTCCGATATGTACTTTTTCCCGGAGATCGCCGCCCAGGCCGCCCACGATGTTGGTATGCGCGCCCAGATTGCCTTTCCGCTGCTGGATTTCCCGACGTCCTGGGGTTCGGGGCCGGATGAGTACCTGAGCAAGGGCGAAGCCTTCATTAACAGCTGGCAAAACGACGATTACATCACCCCTGCCATTGGCCCCCATGCGCCTTACACCGTCTCCGACGGCCCAATGCAGGGTGCCATCTCACTGTCGGCCAGCACCGGCGCACCTATCCAGATCCACCTGCATGAAACCGAGTTTGAAGTCGCCGACGCGACCGAGAAACTCGGCCAGCGCCCCTTGGCGCGCCTGGCCGATCTCGGACTCCTGGGGCCGAACACCCAGTGCGTGCACATGACCCAGGTGAACGATCAGGACCGGGAAGCGGTCGCCCAATCCGGCGCCCACGTCATCCACTGCCCCGAATCCAACCTCAAGCTGGCCAGTGGCCTGTGCCCGGTTCAGCAATTGATGGATTCCGGGATAAACGTCGCCATTGGCACCGACGGTGCCGCCAGCAACAACGATTTGGACCTGTTCGGCGAACTGCGCACCGCGGCAATGATTGCCAAAGTAGTGGCCGATGACGCCTCTGCCCTGTCTGCCCACCAGGCTCTCACCATGGCCACTCTAAACGGTGCCAAAGCCCTCGGCCGTGACCATGAGCTTGGTTCGCTGGTATCGGGAAAACTGGCGGACCTCATTGCCGTGGATCTGAGCGACCCGTTCCTGCAGCCGGTCTATGACCCCGCGTCCCACCTGGTCTACAGCAACCACGGCCGGGCAGTAAGCCATAGCTGGATTAACGGCGTACCTCAATTACAGGATGGCCGCCTCACCCGCATTGATGTAGCTGATCTGATGCTCAGGGTGGATAGCTGGAAGGAACGCATCCGTCAGCAGCAGGCCAAATAA
- a CDS encoding glutaredoxin family protein, producing MELLFYTTTQCHLCELAEALLVNTPMPAPIPVDVVDIAQSEELVERYGTRIPVLRRNDTGAELDWPFTRDQLLTFLQ from the coding sequence ATGGAGCTGCTGTTCTATACCACTACCCAGTGCCACCTGTGTGAGCTGGCCGAAGCGCTGCTGGTCAATACGCCTATGCCCGCGCCGATTCCGGTCGACGTGGTGGACATTGCCCAGTCCGAAGAACTGGTTGAGCGTTATGGAACGCGCATACCGGTCCTGCGCCGTAACGACACTGGCGCCGAACTGGACTGGCCATTCACCAGGGATCAGTTACTCACGTTTCTTCAATGA
- the yaaA gene encoding peroxide stress protein YaaA — MLMVISPAKTLDYESPLATESHTQPEFLDHACELIDQLKELEPHQVSNLMSISEKLGQLNAERFQNWHTPFNLDNARQAALAFKGDVYTGLAAESFSEDDFAFAQNHLRMLSGLYGLLRPLDLMQPYRLEMGTKFENSRGKDLYAFWGSILTEELNRLLAADDGVLVNLASNEYFKSVKKKELNARLVTPQFKDWKNGQYKMISFYAKKARGLMCRFAIENRITQADDLKGFNLDGYYFSEEQSEGNNWVFLRDQA; from the coding sequence ATGCTTATGGTCATTTCTCCTGCCAAGACCCTCGATTACGAGAGCCCCCTGGCGACGGAATCCCATACCCAACCGGAGTTTCTCGATCACGCCTGCGAGCTGATCGATCAACTCAAGGAACTCGAACCTCACCAGGTCAGCAACCTGATGAGCATCAGTGAAAAGCTGGGCCAGCTCAACGCCGAGCGCTTTCAGAACTGGCACACGCCGTTCAACCTGGATAATGCCCGCCAGGCTGCGCTCGCGTTCAAAGGCGATGTCTACACCGGGCTGGCCGCCGAGAGCTTCAGCGAGGACGATTTTGCCTTTGCCCAGAACCACCTGCGCATGCTCTCAGGGCTTTATGGTCTGCTGAGGCCGCTCGATTTAATGCAGCCTTACCGGCTGGAAATGGGCACTAAGTTCGAGAACAGCCGCGGTAAAGATCTCTACGCCTTCTGGGGCAGCATCCTGACCGAGGAGCTTAACCGCCTGCTCGCCGCCGACGACGGAGTGCTAGTGAACCTGGCCTCCAACGAGTACTTCAAGAGCGTCAAGAAGAAAGAACTGAATGCTCGCCTGGTCACACCGCAGTTCAAGGACTGGAAAAACGGCCAGTACAAAATGATCAGCTTCTACGCCAAGAAAGCCCGCGGCTTAATGTGCCGCTTTGCCATCGAAAACCGGATCACCCAGGCCGATGATCTGAAAGGCTTTAACCTCGACGGCTATTACTTCAGCGAGGAACAGTCCGAAGGCAACAACTGGGTGTTCCTGCGGGACCAAGCTTAG
- a CDS encoding helix-turn-helix domain-containing protein, translating into MSENDKDEPSRASRRALQDTLLDALHAMRSMEEIKKLETASDQEPKDSEGLIDRLTNLTGSAIRFGVRATDTSMRVGRALINSQDQLRAMLTAGQSLKDIREVAGLTLSEMSEALDLRDKSVLEAIEDGTSTLSFELILRLAALIARNDPIPFIMRTTRNYNPEVWQMLNDWGVGRLPLQFEREREFINIFRRHDDARNLSDEGFQKVLEFTRQSFEMSLHFVEEQEKQVAELKATHAENLSESAAETTKPGKKPPDTRGSKPSAK; encoded by the coding sequence ATGTCAGAGAACGACAAGGACGAGCCGTCCCGAGCTTCACGACGCGCGCTTCAGGACACCCTGCTGGATGCCCTGCACGCAATGCGGTCGATGGAGGAAATCAAGAAGCTGGAAACCGCCAGTGATCAGGAACCCAAGGACTCCGAAGGCCTGATTGACCGGCTGACCAATCTTACCGGCTCGGCCATCCGCTTTGGCGTTCGGGCAACCGATACTTCCATGCGCGTTGGCCGTGCGCTGATTAACTCCCAGGACCAGCTTCGAGCTATGCTCACCGCGGGCCAGTCCCTGAAAGACATCCGCGAAGTGGCCGGCCTGACCCTCTCGGAGATGAGCGAAGCTCTGGATCTCAGGGACAAATCGGTGCTTGAGGCTATCGAAGACGGCACCAGCACGCTGTCTTTCGAACTGATCCTACGCCTTGCCGCCCTGATTGCCCGGAATGACCCCATCCCGTTCATCATGCGCACCACCCGCAACTACAACCCGGAAGTCTGGCAGATGCTGAACGATTGGGGGGTTGGCCGGCTGCCGTTGCAGTTCGAGCGGGAACGGGAGTTCATCAACATTTTCCGCCGGCACGATGACGCGCGGAACCTGTCCGATGAAGGTTTTCAAAAGGTGCTGGAGTTTACCCGTCAGAGCTTCGAAATGTCCCTGCACTTCGTTGAAGAACAGGAAAAGCAGGTGGCCGAGCTGAAAGCCACCCATGCCGAAAACCTTTCCGAATCAGCCGCCGAAACCACAAAGCCTGGCAAAAAACCGCCAGACACCCGGGGCAGCAAGCCCTCAGCCAAATAA
- the mtnA gene encoding S-methyl-5-thioribose-1-phosphate isomerase, producing the protein MSSPSSPASSRVVGTVAMRWHEHCLDLLDQRLLPAEEHWITLEGASGVAQSIRDMVVRGAPAIGISAAYGVALAARHAGGGDWKADIKQAIRELAASRPTAVNLFWALQRMERVFHDCHSLAEACERLAAEAVAIHEEDLAANLAMADHALAAMQPEQPLSVLTHCNTGALATGGYGTALGVIRRLHEEKLLHGVYADETRPWLQGSRLTAWELAQEGIPVTLNADGAAASILASREVRWVVVGADRITANGDVANKIGTYSLAVLARHHRVRFMVVAPSSTVDMALASGKDIPIEEREGTEIREFRGIPIAPEGVDVFNPVFDVTPANLIDVIVTEKGVVHNPDINGMRQLFG; encoded by the coding sequence ATGTCGAGTCCTTCTTCGCCCGCCTCTTCAAGAGTGGTTGGAACCGTGGCAATGCGTTGGCATGAGCACTGCCTGGACTTACTGGATCAACGGCTCCTGCCTGCCGAGGAACACTGGATCACGCTGGAGGGCGCATCCGGGGTTGCCCAGTCTATTCGCGACATGGTCGTGCGGGGTGCTCCGGCCATTGGCATCAGTGCCGCCTACGGGGTGGCGCTCGCGGCCCGCCATGCCGGTGGTGGCGACTGGAAAGCGGACATCAAACAGGCAATCCGCGAGCTGGCGGCGTCCCGACCAACAGCGGTTAACCTGTTCTGGGCGTTGCAGCGCATGGAGAGGGTGTTCCACGACTGCCATTCCCTGGCTGAAGCCTGCGAGCGCCTGGCTGCAGAGGCCGTGGCAATCCATGAGGAAGATCTGGCCGCCAATCTGGCCATGGCGGATCACGCCCTGGCAGCCATGCAGCCGGAACAGCCACTGTCGGTACTGACCCACTGTAACACGGGGGCCCTGGCCACCGGCGGCTATGGTACGGCCCTGGGCGTGATCCGCCGCCTGCATGAGGAGAAATTACTGCACGGGGTGTACGCGGATGAAACCCGCCCCTGGCTTCAGGGTAGCCGTTTGACTGCCTGGGAACTGGCGCAGGAGGGCATTCCGGTCACTCTGAACGCCGATGGTGCAGCAGCGTCCATCCTGGCGAGCAGGGAAGTGCGCTGGGTGGTGGTTGGCGCTGATCGCATCACCGCCAATGGCGACGTGGCCAACAAAATCGGAACCTACAGCCTGGCCGTTCTGGCCCGTCACCATCGGGTTAGATTCATGGTGGTGGCACCGTCCAGCACCGTGGATATGGCACTGGCGTCGGGTAAGGACATTCCCATTGAGGAGCGCGAGGGAACGGAGATCCGGGAGTTTCGTGGCATCCCGATTGCGCCGGAGGGCGTGGACGTGTTCAATCCGGTGTTCGACGTCACGCCGGCGAATCTGATCGACGTGATCGTTACCGAAAAAGGGGTGGTTCACAACCCGGACATCAACGGGATGCGTCAGTTATTTGGCTGA
- the ubiG gene encoding bifunctional 2-polyprenyl-6-hydroxyphenol methylase/3-demethylubiquinol 3-O-methyltransferase UbiG, whose product MTNQNVDRNEIAKFEALASRWWDPTSEFRPLHDINPLRLNYIDERVPLAGKRVLDVGCGGGLLSEGMAQRGAHVTGIDMGEAPLSVAKLHGLESGITVDYRQITVEELAEDADHSGQYDVVTCLEMLEHVPDPASVIKACSAMLKPGGHLFVSTINRNPKSFLFAIVGAEYVLNLLPRGTHEWKKFIRPSEMSDHLRHAGLEVLELTGMTYNPVTKIYKLGRDVDVNYMMHSRDDREA is encoded by the coding sequence ATGACAAACCAGAACGTAGACCGGAATGAAATTGCAAAGTTTGAGGCGTTGGCCAGCCGCTGGTGGGATCCCACCAGTGAATTCCGGCCGCTGCACGACATCAACCCGTTGCGTTTGAACTACATCGATGAGCGGGTGCCGCTGGCCGGCAAACGGGTGTTGGACGTTGGCTGCGGTGGCGGCCTGTTGTCCGAAGGCATGGCCCAGCGCGGTGCTCATGTCACTGGTATCGACATGGGCGAAGCCCCATTGTCGGTGGCGAAGCTGCATGGGCTGGAAAGCGGCATCACCGTCGATTACCGGCAGATCACCGTTGAGGAGTTGGCCGAGGATGCCGACCACTCCGGTCAGTACGACGTCGTCACCTGCCTGGAAATGCTCGAGCACGTGCCCGACCCGGCTTCTGTGATCAAAGCCTGCTCTGCCATGCTCAAACCTGGTGGCCATCTGTTCGTGTCCACCATCAACCGCAACCCCAAGTCCTTTCTGTTTGCGATTGTCGGTGCGGAGTATGTACTGAACCTGCTGCCCCGGGGCACCCACGAGTGGAAGAAGTTCATTCGGCCCTCGGAAATGTCCGATCACCTGCGCCACGCCGGGCTGGAAGTGCTGGAGCTGACCGGCATGACCTACAACCCCGTCACCAAGATTTACAAACTGGGCCGCGACGTCGACGTTAATTACATGATGCATTCCCGAGACGACCGTGAAGCCTGA